From Deltaproteobacteria bacterium, a single genomic window includes:
- a CDS encoding TrkH family potassium uptake protein, which translates to MNLRLVFYLIGILNLFLALSMTAPLAVAIGYNDGLAFAMLHSILLTLLSGLILILFCRSPGQEIRHREGMAVVALGWLSAGFFGALPYYLSGIQASYLNCLFESLSGFTTTGASILTNIEALPKGILFWRSLTHWLGGMGIIVMTIAILPLLGVGGMQLYKAEVPGPTADKLQPRITETAKTLWKVYLIFTGAEVILLYFGGMDLFDSFCHTFGTLATGGFSTKNASIGHYQSVYFDVVITVFMLLAGINFALHYQALTGNLKAFYRNSELRFFLCVFVLATILVTWSIWRNNVPSLAESLHQASFQSASILTTTGYTTADFERWPSLARIILIILIFIGGSAGSTGGSIKCVRILLLLKHTYRELRGLIHPHAVIPIKLQGKVVPDDVLSSIWGFFILFLSLFLVASTILTMMGIDLTTSFMAVAATIGNIGPGLGAVGPTDNYAHLPQAAKVVLMLCMLLGRLEVYTVFILFVPEFWKK; encoded by the coding sequence ATGAACCTGAGGTTGGTCTTCTATCTGATCGGGATACTCAACCTCTTCCTGGCCTTATCCATGACCGCCCCTTTAGCCGTGGCGATCGGATATAATGATGGCCTGGCCTTCGCCATGCTGCACAGTATCCTCCTGACCCTCCTCTCCGGCCTGATCCTGATCCTGTTCTGCCGATCACCCGGCCAGGAAATTCGCCATCGAGAAGGCATGGCCGTGGTGGCCCTGGGATGGCTTTCGGCCGGTTTTTTTGGAGCCTTACCCTACTACCTGTCCGGAATTCAGGCCAGCTACCTGAATTGTCTCTTTGAATCCCTTTCCGGTTTTACGACCACCGGGGCCAGCATCCTGACGAACATAGAGGCCCTCCCCAAAGGCATTCTTTTCTGGCGCAGTCTGACCCACTGGCTGGGTGGCATGGGCATCATTGTCATGACCATTGCCATCCTGCCTTTACTCGGGGTCGGCGGGATGCAGCTTTACAAGGCTGAGGTTCCGGGTCCCACGGCTGATAAACTCCAGCCGCGCATCACCGAGACGGCCAAAACCCTCTGGAAGGTCTACCTGATCTTCACCGGGGCTGAGGTTATCCTTCTTTATTTTGGCGGCATGGACCTCTTCGACTCCTTCTGCCACACCTTCGGCACCCTGGCCACCGGCGGCTTTTCTACTAAAAACGCCAGTATCGGCCATTACCAGAGTGTGTATTTTGACGTTGTCATCACGGTCTTTATGCTTCTGGCTGGCATCAACTTCGCCCTGCACTACCAGGCCCTGACTGGCAACCTCAAGGCCTTTTACCGGAACTCAGAACTGCGGTTTTTTCTATGCGTCTTCGTTCTGGCGACCATCCTGGTGACCTGGTCAATATGGAGAAACAATGTCCCGTCTTTAGCCGAATCCTTGCACCAGGCCTCCTTCCAGTCGGCCTCGATCCTGACCACCACCGGCTACACCACAGCCGACTTTGAACGATGGCCTTCCCTGGCCAGAATCATTCTCATTATCCTCATCTTTATCGGCGGCTCCGCTGGTTCGACCGGCGGGAGCATCAAGTGCGTCCGCATCCTGCTCCTCCTGAAGCACACTTACCGTGAGCTCAGAGGTTTGATTCATCCGCATGCCGTCATCCCGATCAAACTCCAAGGCAAGGTCGTGCCAGATGACGTTCTTTCCTCTATCTGGGGATTTTTTATCCTGTTCCTCTCTCTTTTTCTCGTGGCTTCGACCATCCTGACCATGATGGGCATTGATCTGACCACCTCTTTTATGGCCGTGGCTGCGACTATAGGCAACATCGGACCAGGATTGGGCGCGGTTGGCCCGACTGACAACTACGCGCACCTCCCTCAGGCCGCCAAGGTCGTCTTGATGCTGTGCATGCTCCTGGGCCGACTTGAGGTCTATACCGTCTTTATCCTGTTTGTCCCGGAATTCTGGAAAAAATAG
- the ddlA gene encoding D-alanine--D-alanine ligase encodes MGKKIRVGILFGGKSGEHEVSLRSAKNVLEAIDQEKYEVILIGIDKKGQWSLLETSRYLLHDEDPKRIKIHDSDARISLIPGGSQERLVSPSGPGSVGPIDVVFPILHGPFGEDGTIQGLLKLADLPFVGAGVLGSALGMDKDVMKRLLRDAQIPIARFLIFNLHLRNEMNFEDIKARLGLPFFVKPANYGSSIGISKVHDMDQFEQAVDEAFQFDHKVIIEEHVEGREIECSVLGNEDPIASVPGEIIPSHEFYSYEAKYIDEHGALLKVPAELPAQITGQVQDLAIKAFKTLCCEGMARVDFFLKTNNEVIVNEINTIPGFTKISMYPRLWEASGLSYPELIDRLIQLAIERFEKDKGLKTSYEG; translated from the coding sequence CGGTGAACATGAAGTTTCCCTTCGGTCAGCTAAAAACGTGCTGGAAGCCATTGACCAGGAAAAATATGAGGTGATCCTGATTGGCATTGACAAAAAGGGACAGTGGTCCCTCCTGGAGACCTCGCGGTATCTGCTCCATGATGAGGACCCGAAAAGAATCAAGATACATGATTCCGACGCCCGGATAAGCCTGATTCCCGGCGGCAGCCAGGAGCGGCTCGTCAGCCCTTCCGGGCCAGGGTCCGTGGGGCCGATTGATGTGGTCTTCCCGATCCTGCACGGCCCCTTTGGAGAGGATGGCACGATTCAGGGGTTATTAAAACTGGCCGATCTTCCCTTTGTCGGAGCCGGTGTTCTGGGTTCAGCCCTGGGCATGGATAAGGACGTCATGAAGAGGCTGCTTCGGGACGCTCAAATTCCAATCGCCAGGTTTCTTATCTTTAACCTGCATCTGCGAAACGAGATGAATTTTGAGGATATCAAGGCCCGGTTGGGGCTGCCGTTTTTCGTCAAACCGGCCAACTACGGCTCTTCCATCGGGATTAGCAAGGTCCACGACATGGATCAGTTTGAGCAGGCCGTTGACGAGGCGTTTCAATTCGATCATAAGGTCATAATTGAAGAACATGTTGAAGGAAGAGAAATTGAGTGTTCTGTCCTGGGAAACGAGGACCCCATTGCTTCAGTGCCCGGTGAAATCATCCCTTCCCATGAATTTTACTCATACGAAGCCAAATACATTGATGAACACGGCGCTCTTTTGAAGGTCCCGGCAGAACTGCCGGCTCAGATTACCGGTCAGGTTCAGGACCTGGCGATTAAGGCCTTTAAGACCCTGTGCTGCGAAGGCATGGCCCGCGTGGACTTTTTCCTTAAGACGAATAATGAAGTCATTGTAAACGAGATCAACACCATCCCCGGCTTTACAAAGATCAGTATGTATCCGCGGCTCTGGGAGGCGTCGGGCCTCTCTTATCCGGAGTTGATAGACCGGCTCATCCAGCTTGCCATAGAACGATTTGAAAAGGATAAAGGCCTCAAGACCTCTTATGAAGGCTGA